One window from the genome of Gambusia affinis linkage group LG14, SWU_Gaff_1.0, whole genome shotgun sequence encodes:
- the LOC122843953 gene encoding uncharacterized protein LOC122843953, translated as MMEMAPLTQENTTELVDEIFHSIFFLGEIYVPQISPGEIFANDAALLHRLKKVYPGPFRLYSSSLPRRSPFSCVLDMVVHLEGQENEEAIRDTLRKLVTELMIDASSNTILFSSTMCISAANSRDAVKHYGVSMSSKSGFASRIMVAASCLSFWEEPVVDAVMSYYLKNEKRTDFKVTIKLPTGVRCDAFKLTSENTIIPCLSCNKMFGLATTDDHNYPHGNCAEAESLSNLLRENEVRVQRNGNWTEINKKRLRCEVRYKLTTELRNLQFGWDDEFYVPQRASSAEVLLLQDEEQILTMTQL; from the exons atgatGGAAATGGCTCCACTCACTCAAGAAAACACGACAGAACTAGTGGATGAG ATTTTTCACAGCATCTTCTTTTTGGGGGAAATTTACGTTCCACAGATTTCTCCCGGAGAGATTTTTGCTAATGATGCTGCCCTGCTTCATCGCTTAAAGAAAGTCTATCCGGGGCCTTTCAGACTTTATTCCTCTAGTCTACCAAGACGGAGTCCATTTTCATGTGTGCTGGACATG GTTGTTCATCTGGAAGGTCAAGAAAATGAGGAAGCTATTAGAGATACCCTGCGGAAACTCGTCACAGAGTTGATGATAGATGCTTCTTCCAACACGATATTGTTTTCCTCCACAATGTGCATCTCTGCTGCTAACAGCAGAGATGCAGTGAAACACTACGGAGTCTCCATGTCCAGCAAAAGTGGTTTCGCAAGCCGAATCATGGTTGCTGCATCCTGCCTTAGCTTCTGGGAGGAACCTGTAGTTGATGCAGTGATGAGCTACtatcttaaaaatgaaaagaggacAGACTTTAAAGTAACCATCAAACTTCCTACAGGTGTCAGGTGTGACGCCTTTAAACTAACAAGCGAAAATACAATCATTCCCTGCTTGTcttgtaacaaaatgtttggcTTGGCTACAACTGACGACCATAATTATCCTCATGGCAACTGCGCTGAAGCTGAAAGTTTGAGCAACTTGCTTAGAGAGAATGAAGTTAGAGTACAAAGAAATGGaaactggacagaaataaacaagaaaaggCTTAGATGTGAAGTTAGGTATAAGCTTACAACAGAACTGAGGAACCTTCAATTTGGATGGGACGACGAGTTCTACGTTCCACAAAGAGCTTCATCTGCTGAGGTGCTGCTTTTACAAGATGAAGAGCAGATATTAACAATGACTCAACTGTAA
- the LOC122843954 gene encoding sodium-dependent neutral amino acid transporter B(0)AT1-like: MKLKLKLPNPGLDDRIPSHGDLERMEKDEAGDRPQWDNKAQYLLTCVGFCVGLGNVWRFPYLCQSHGGGAFMIPFLILLVLEGIPLLHLEFAIGQRLRKGSVGVWRSINPYLAGVGIASMLVSFLVGVYYNTIMAWIMWYLFNSFQDPLPWSQCPLNANRTGYVEECARSTTVDYFWYRETLNTSTAIDESGGLQWWMVLALIAAWTVLYVCCIRGIETTGKAVYITSTLPYLVLTIFLIRGLTLKGSTEGIKYLFTPDVSDIIA; encoded by the exons atgaagctgaagctgaagctgcCAAATCCGGGATTGGATGACAGGATCCCATCCCACGGGGACCTGGAGAGGATGGAGAAGGACGAGGCTGGGGACAGACCCCAGTGGGACAACAAAGCCCAGTACCTGCTCACCTGCGTGGGCTTCTGCGTGGGGCTCGGCAACGTCTGGAGGTTCCCGTACCTGTGTCAAAGTCACGGTGGAG gAGCGTTTATGATCCCGTTCCTgatcctgctggttctggagggAATCCCACTGCTGCACTTAGAGTTCGCCATCGGTCAACGTCTGAGGAAAGGCAGCGTGGGCGTATGGAGATCCATCAATCCTTACCTGGCAGGAGTTG GCATTGCCTCCATGCTGGTGTCCTTCCTGGTGGGTGTCTACTACAACACCATCATGGCCTGGATCATGTGGTATCTCTTCAACTCCTTCCAGGACCCTCTGCCCTGGAGCCAGTGCCCACTCAATGCTAACAGGACAG GATACGTGGAGGAGTGTGCGCGGAGCACCACCGTCGACTACTTCTGGTACAGAGAAACGCTTAACACTTCGACAGCCATCGATGAGTCTGGGGGACTGCAGTGGTGGATGGTTCTCGCCCTCATCGCCGCCTGGACTGTGCTTTACGTCTGCTGCATCAGGGGCATCGAGACGACCGGCAAG gctGTGTACATCACCTCCACTTTGCCGTATCTCGTCCTCACCATCTTCCTCATCCGGGGATTGACTCTAAAAGGCTCTACAGAAGGAATAAAATACCTCTTCACACCAGATGTAAGCGATATTATCGCCTAG